One Channa argus isolate prfri chromosome 15, Channa argus male v1.0, whole genome shotgun sequence DNA segment encodes these proteins:
- the igfals gene encoding insulin-like growth factor-binding protein complex acid labile subunit, whose protein sequence is MQTIVLLVLWVLGTSLVLPDPDTAGEKPTEEPIPCSKGCTCLHDDYSLELNMYCSARNFTQIPADMPTSTHSLWLDGNSFTSLPAASFKDLTNLDFLNLQSGQLVTLDPQAFKGLKSLAHIHLERNHLRALPGTIFLNTPTLASLSLHNNKLTRIEERLFAGLSHMWLLNLGWNSIAVLPETVFQDLQGLRELVLAGNRLAYLQPQLFQNLAELKELDLTGNSLKVIKVNVFGKLTKLQKLYLAQNHIGNVVPRAFVGMRSLRWLDLTNNRLTTLHDEAFLGLHSLHVLRLSNNSINSIRPRTFRDLQYLEELRLSYNKIRTLGERIFEGLGHLEVLELDHNQVQEAQMGSFTGLSHVAVINLSGSCFHSLPDQVFKGLSKLHSLHLDRGCLTRITAQSFTGLSGLRRLFLQHNNISVVEHQSFADLVGLLGLDLSFNKLEVLTTHTFYGLKNLEYLLLSNNECQQFLQNGTKQLLPRMRYLDLRSNALTNIIPDFPENMEKLLLSRNRWKCDCSALALRNYSLRNPSVIPRQVETHAEGEEPDTTITIYNNITCISPQDLAGQDLRDVDNEFFQSC, encoded by the coding sequence ATGCAAACCATTGTGCTGTTGGTGCTGTGGGTACTGGGAACATCCTTGGTGTTGCCAGACCCTGACACAGCAGGAGAGAAGCCGACTGAAGAACCTATTCCATGTTCTAAGGGATGCACCTGCCTACACGATGACTACAGCTTGGAGCTCAACATGTACTGCAGTGCTCGCAACTTCACACAAATCCCAGCTGACATGCCGACATCTACTCACTCTCTCTGGCTGGATGGCAACTCGTTCACCTCCCTCCCAGCAGCATCTTTTAAGGATCTTACCAACCTGGATTTTTTGAATCTGCAGAGTGGCCAGCTGGTGACACTTGACCCACAGGCTTTCAAAGGACTTAAGTCGCTAGCGCACATTCACCTTGAACGAAATCATCTCCGTGCGCTTCCAGGCACAATTTTTCTGAATACACCAACCCTTGCTTCACTTAGTCTGCACAACAATAAGCTTACGCGTATTGAAGAAAGACTGTTTGCTGGACTCTCACACATGTGGCTTCTCAACCTTGGGTGGAATTCAATAGCAGTTTTACCTGAGACAGTTTTCCAGGACCTGCAAGGTCTACGAGAGCTTGTTCTTGCAGGCAATAGACTTGCTTACTTGCAGCCACAGCTCTTCCAAAATCTTGCTGAGCTTAAGGAGTTGGATCTAACGGGAAATTCTCTCAAGgtcattaaagtaaatgtttttggtaAACTCACAAAACTGCAAAAGCTTTATCTGGCCCAGAATCACATTGGGAACGTGGTACCCAGAGCCTTTGTAGGCATGAGGTCACTCAGATGGCTGGATCTCACAAACAACAGACTGACTACTCTACATGATGAAGCGTTCTTGGGCCTGCACAGTCTTCACGTGCTGCGCCTCTCCAACAACTCTATCAATTCAATTAGGCCTCGAACTTTCCGTGACCTGCAGTATTTAGAAGAACTACGACTCAGTTACAACAAGATCCGAACCCTGGGAGAGAGGATATTTGAAGGGCTCGGTCATCTGGAGGTCTTAGAGTTAGACCACAATCAAGTGCAGGAAGCACAAATGGGTAGTTTCACGGGCCTCTCTCATGTGGCTGTCATCAACCTGTCTGGAAGTTGCTTCCACAGTCTACCAGACCAAGTGTTCAAAGGCCTGTCCAAGCTTCACAGCCTTCACCTGGACAGAGGCTGCTTAACAAGAATAACAGCGCAATCATTTACTGGACTATCAGGTCTGCGGAGGCTTTTCTTGCAGCACAACAACATCTCTGTTGTGGAACACCAGAGCTTTGCGGATCTGGTGGGCCTACTGGGACTGGACTTGAGTTTTAACAAGTTGGAGGTTCTTACAACCCACACATTCTATGGTCTCAAGAATTTGGAGTACCTGCTATTGTCCAACAATGAATGTCAACAGTTCTTGCAGAATGGCACAAAACAGCTCCTTCCAAGGATGCGTTACCTGGACTTGAGATCTAATGCCTTGACAAACATCATCCCAGATTTCCCAGAAAATATGGAAAAACTTTTACTGTCTAGGAACAGATGGAAATGTGACTGCAGCGCGCTCGCACTCAGAAACTACAGCTTGAGGAATCCATCGGTGATTCCACGACAAGTGGAGACCCATGCAGAGGGTGAAGAGCCTGACACGACTATCACCATTTACAACAATATTACTTGTATCAGCCCACAAGATCTAGCTGGTCAGGACCTACGGGATGTTGACAATGAATTCTTCCAAAGCTGCTAA